The following nucleotide sequence is from Solanum dulcamara chromosome 7, daSolDulc1.2, whole genome shotgun sequence.
TATTAATTATTTCTCTGTTTTTGCGATTTTTTTTCTTGTGCTATAATCACTTCGAAATCTGTGTATATTCTTTGGAATTTTGTAAAATCCAAAGAAATTGTTTCTGGGATTTTAATAGAATTTGGTATTCAATTCAGTGTACCATTTTtcaggaaaaaagaaaaaaagtctcCTCTGTTTGGCCAAAAGTGAAAGAAGGTTCTTATTATTGATGATTACCAAGAAAACCCAACTAGGCCTATAAATATTTGGGAAAATTTGCTAGTTGGTTCTTTGTACTCAAAGAGTGATTGAAGTTATATACATTGTctgtgaaaataatttttatattatcagGTTAGTAGTACCATTTTTTTATAAGGTTATCAATTCATGTATGTCATTGTGATTTATCTGTAATTATcttataaatgatttgattgttATGTTAATTGGATTCTTTAAAAAATGTTGCTGCATTTGCTTTTTTTAATCGGGGATTAGGAAAGGGGAAATGAGGAAGGGGATTACAATGTGGAGAATTGAACTCGCATCAATAAAGTGAAAGTTCAAGTAGTTAATTAACTAGGCTATTAAGATTCTCCTTGTATTCGTGTTGGATCCGcaaaaaaatcaatatttttggagGATTCGAGGTGACATTGTATGAAAAATGTTGATTTCTTGAATGATTCTTGAGTGCTATGTGAAAAATGTTGATTTTTTGAATGATTCTTAAGTGCTATGTATTTTCGatgtaaaaatatatacacaatcAAGCTATGTTGCTATAACTCATCAAAATTGTTGCTGCAATCGCGTTGGATTCTCCAAAAAAGGActatttttggaggatccgacacaCACTCAACTACATTTTGAAGAGTTCGAGCAACATAGCCTGATTGTGTAATTTTTACACCTACCATACATATAACTTAAGTCTCATTCAAGAAATCAATCTTTTTCATACTCATTCTTGAAATTTTGTGAGACTTAACTCATGATCatagtttttttcttctttattttttaattttttttttctctcctgGTGGCATCATGATGATTCATGATAAGAGCTTTATTTTGGTGGATTCAGGGCAATAGAAAAAACCAGAGGAAAAAACATGGAATTTAATGGAGATTTTCAAGAAGAAGACATATGGAGTCATCATGTTGTGAAGAAGAAATTAGCAAGTGCTCCAAAGATGATCCCAACAGCTAAAAGTACTACAATAAGCAACAATGAGTCCGAAGTGCCAAAACAATCATCAGCTCCTATTAACATTCCTGATTTGTCCAAAATTTATAACAAGAAATCATCAAGTAGATTCTTGAAAAATGGTTATGGAAGTGTTGATGATAATGTtgttgaagaagatg
It contains:
- the LOC129896551 gene encoding protein S40-6-like, whose translation is MEFNGDFQEEDIWSHHVVKKKLASAPKMIPTAKSTTISNNESEVPKQSSAPINIPDLSKIYNKKSSSRFLKNGYGSVDDNVVEEDEDCDDGMLPPHEYIAKSVARRQIAPSSMCEGVGRTLKGRDLSKVRNAILTKTGFLE